The Accipiter gentilis chromosome 9, bAccGen1.1, whole genome shotgun sequence genome includes a region encoding these proteins:
- the TRMT1 gene encoding tRNA (guanine(26)-N(2))-dimethyltransferase isoform X1, producing the protein MRGAARAAATFSTLRRVTSGHPRHPPAMDGGSPNGSVQPPGAGDPPGAGETLISEGRATILFPSANEVFYNPVQGFNRDLTCAVMTEFARLQLQPKGIRVVLPGEEKTDTGGPQTPENDNGDGDTVPAPDGPEAPRTAKPGEVCEGGLRVLEALAASGLRSIRFAKEVPGLRAVVANDFSARAVELMNRNVAFNGVGDLVAPRMADARMLMYQCKADREPFDVIDLDPYGSPAPFLDAAVQAVSEGGLLCVTCTDMGVMAGNSAETCYSKYGAMSLKGKFCHEMALRIILHSLDSRANCYQRFIVPLLSISADFYIRVFVRVFTGQAKVKASASKQALVYHCVGCGTHHLQRLGKVTSHGTGFKYGAATGPPVGPTCEFCQQRHQLGGPMWAEPLHDPAFVERVLAALQSSPGRFQTEERMQGMLSVVTEELGDVPLYYTLDSLSSTIHCNTPSLLQFRSALLHAGYRVSLSHACKNAVKTDAPPAVLWDIMRCWAKIHPVKRERLAETSPASRILSVEPTLQASFTLRDDANPSSRKRGLKRFPENPEAFWGPKARAKAGGGISPSLQEKRKRHQNKRTERTDDGTSLKNFPCKRFKEGNCSLGTQCCYSHEEGAPATPQP; encoded by the exons atgcgcggggcggcgcgggcgg CGGCCACCTTCAGCACCCTTCGCAGAGTCACCTCGGGCCACCCCCGccatccccctgccatggacGGGGGCTCCCCCAACGGCTCCGTGCAACCCCCGGGTGCGGGCGACCCCCCCGGGGCCGGCGAGACGCTGATCTCTGAGGGTCGAGCCACCATCCTCTTCCCCAGCGCCAACGAGGTCTTCTACAACCCCGTGCAGGGCTTCAACCGCGACCTGAC CTGTGCTGTCATGACGGAGTTTGCTCGGCTCCAGCTGCAGCCGAAGGGGATCCGGG TCGTCCTCCCTGGGGAGGAGAAGACGGACACAGGCGGCCCTCAAACGCCGGAGAACGACAATGGGGATGGTGACACCGTGCCGGCACCCGACGGACCTGAGGCCCCGCGGACAGCGAAGCCAGGAGAAGTGTgcgag GGAGGGCTGCGGGTCCTGGAGGCGCTGGCAGCCTCAGGGCTTCGCTCCATCCGCTTCGCCAAGGAGGTGCCGGGGCTGCGGGCCGTGGTGGCCAACGACTTCTCAGCCCGGGCGGTGGAGTTGATGAACCGCAACGTGGCCTTCAACGGGGTAGGGGACCTGGTGGCCCCCCGCATGGCTGATGCCAG GATGCTGATGTACCAGTGCAAGGCAGACAGGGAGCCCTTCGACGTGATCGACCTGGACCCCTATGGCAGCCCCGCACCCTTCCTGGATGCTGCCGTGCAAGCTGTGAGTGAAGGag GGCTGCTCTGCGTCACCTGCACAGACATGGGTGTGATGGCAGGGAATAGCGCCGAGACATGTTACAGCAAATACGGGGCCATGTCCCTCAAGGGCAAGTTCTGCCATGAGATG GCCCTCCGCATCATCCTGCACAGCCTAGACAGCCGCGCCAACTGCTACCAGCGCTTCATTGTGCCGCTGCTCTCCATCAGCGCCGACTTCTACATCCGTGTCTTCGTGCGGGTCTTCACGGGGCAGGCGAAGGTGAAGGCCTCGGCCAG CAAGCAGGCCCTGGTCTATCACTGCGTGGGCTGCGGCACTCACCACCTCCAGCGCCTGGGCAAAGTCACGAGCCACGGCACTGG CTTCAAGTATGGGGCAGCCACAGGGCCGCCCGTGGGTCCCACCTGTGAGTTCTGCCAGCAGCGGCACCAG ctaGGCGGCCCCATGTGGGCTGAGCCCCTGCACGACCCGGCCTTCGTGGAGCGTGTGCTGGCAGCGCTGCAGAGCAGCCCCGGGCGCTTCCAGACGGAGGAGCGGATGCAGGGGATGCTCAGCGTCGTCACTGAG GAGCTGGGCGATGTCCCCCTCTACTACACTCTCGACAGCCTCAGCAGCACCATCCACTGCAACACCCCCTCCCTGCTACAGTTCAG GTCCGCCCTCCTGCACGCCGGCTACCGCGTTTCACTATCCCACGCCTGCAAGAATGCCGTGAAGACAGACGCACCGCCCGCCGTGCTCTGGGACATCATGCGCTGCTGG GCCAAAATCCACCCGGTGAAGCGCGAGCGGCTTGCTGAGACCAGCCCAGCTTCCCGCATCCTCTCTGTGGAGCCCAC GCTCCAGGCTTCCTTCACCCTCCGTGATGATGCCAACCCCAGCTCCAGAAAACGGGGCTTGAAGCGGTTCCCGGAAAACCCTGAAGCCTTTTGGGGTCCCAAAGCCAGGGCCAAAGCTGG GGGCGgcatctctccctccctccaggaGAAGCGGAAGCGACACCAGAACAAACGGACAGAGCGGACAGACGATGGCACGAGCCTGAAAAACTTCCCCTGCAAACGCTTCAAGGAG ggaaactGCTCCTTGGGCACCCAGTGCTGCTACTCGCATGAGGAGGGGGCCCCGGCCACCCCTCAGCCCTGA
- the NACC1 gene encoding nucleus accumbens-associated protein 1, whose translation MAQTLQMEIPNFGNSILECLNEQRLQGLYCDVSVVVKGHAFKAHRAVLAASSSYFRDLFNSSKSAVVELPAAVQPQSFQQILSFCYTGRLSMNVGDQFLLMYTAGFLQIQEIMEKGTEFFLKVSSPSCDSQGLHSEEAPSSEPQSPVAQTSGWPSGAAALPLVSRVKTEQGEPDGVQCTFVVKRLWDGGPKDGAAGGNGSRKMAKFSAPEPGRQPQPPAPAAAAGPAPAAAAAAAAAAPPGPSAADQTSPGGTSSAYTSDSPGSFHNEEDEEEDGGEEGSDEQYRQICNMYTMYSMMNVGQAAAEKVEALPDQATSESRNRVRVRQDLASLPAELINQIGNRCHPKLYDEGDPAEKLELVTGTNVYITRAQLMNCHVSAGTRHKVLLRRLLASFFDRNTLANSCGTGIRSSTNDPSRKPLDSRVLHAVKFYCQNFAPNFKESEMNAIAADMCTNARRVVRKSWIPKLKLLMAEGDSYTSFINDTGKLEPDIMGPEPAFDASGHEGEAGAPGEGLQ comes from the exons ATGGCTCAGACGCTGCAGATGGAGATCCCCAACTTCGGGAACAGCATCCTGGAGTGCCTGAACGAGCAGCGGCTGCAGGGGCTGTACTGCGACGTCTCGGTGGTGGTGAAGGGCCACGCGTTCAAGGCGCACCGGGCCGTGCTGGCCGCCAGCAGCTCCTACTTCCGGGACCTTTTCAACAGCAGCAAGAGCGCGGTGGTGGAGCTGCCAGCCGCCGTCCAGCCCCAGTCCTTCCAGCAGATCCTCAGCTTCTGCTACACGGGGCGGCTCAGCATGAACGTGGGCGACCAGTTCCTGCTGATGTACACTGCCGGCTTCCTGCAGATCCAGGAGATCATGGAGAAGGGGACTGAGTTCTTCCTCAAGGTCAGCTCGCCCAGCTGCGACTCGCAGGGGCTGCACAGCGAGGAGGCACCCTCCTCCGAGCCCCAGAGCCCCGTGGCCCAGACCTCGGGGTGGCCCTCGGGCGCTGCCGCCCTGCCCCTGGTCTCGCGGGTGAAGACGGAGCAGGGCGAGCCCGACGGGGTGCAGTGCACCTTTGTGGTCAAGCGCCTCTGGGACGGCGGCCCCAAGGACGGCGCTGCCGGCGGCAACGGTAGCCGCAAGATGGCCAAGTTCTCGGCGCCTGAGCCGGGACGccagccgcagccccccgccccggcagcggcggcgggaccggccccggcggcggcggcagcagcagcagcagcagcgccgcccgGCCCCAGCGCGGCCGACCAGACCAGCCCCGGGGGTACGTCCAGCGCCTACACGAGCGACAGCCCCGGCTCCTTCCACaatgaggaggatgaggaggaagacgGGGGCGAGGAAGGCTCTGACGAGCAGTACCGCCAGATCTGCAACATGTACACCATGTACAGCATGATGAATGTAGGGCAGGCAG ccgcAGAGAAGGTGGAGGCGCTGCCAGACCAGGCCACTTCGGAGTCACGCAACCGGGTGCGGGTGCGGCaggacctggcctcgctgccggCCGAGCTCATCAACCAGATCGGGAACCGCTGCCACCCCAAGCTCTATGACGAGGGAGACCCCGCGGAGAAACTGGAGCTCGTCACGG GCACCAATGTCTACATCACACGGGCGCAGCTGATGAACTGCCACGTCAGCGCAGGGACGCGGCACAAAGTCCTCCTGCGGCGGCTCCTGGCGTCGTTCTTCGACCG CAACACCCTGGCCAACAGCTGCGGCACGGGCATCCGCTCATCCACCAATGACCCCAGCCGGAAGCCGCTGGACAGCCGGGTCCTGCATGCCGTCAAGT TTTACTGCCAGAACTTCGCCCCCAACTTCAAGGAGAGTGAGATGAACGCCATCGCCGCCGACATGTGCACCAACGCCCGGCGCGTCGTGCGCAAGAGCTGGATCCCGAAGCTGAAGCTGCTGATGGCCGAGGGCGACTCCTACACCTCCTTCATCAACGACACCGGCAAGCTGGAACCCGACATCATGGGCCCTGAGCCGGCCTTCGACGCCAGTGGGCACGAGGGCGAGGCAGGCGCCCCGGGGGAAGGCCTGCAGTGA
- the TRMT1 gene encoding tRNA (guanine(26)-N(2))-dimethyltransferase isoform X2, which produces MDGGSPNGSVQPPGAGDPPGAGETLISEGRATILFPSANEVFYNPVQGFNRDLTCAVMTEFARLQLQPKGIRVVLPGEEKTDTGGPQTPENDNGDGDTVPAPDGPEAPRTAKPGEVCEGGLRVLEALAASGLRSIRFAKEVPGLRAVVANDFSARAVELMNRNVAFNGVGDLVAPRMADARMLMYQCKADREPFDVIDLDPYGSPAPFLDAAVQAVSEGGLLCVTCTDMGVMAGNSAETCYSKYGAMSLKGKFCHEMALRIILHSLDSRANCYQRFIVPLLSISADFYIRVFVRVFTGQAKVKASASKQALVYHCVGCGTHHLQRLGKVTSHGTGFKYGAATGPPVGPTCEFCQQRHQLGGPMWAEPLHDPAFVERVLAALQSSPGRFQTEERMQGMLSVVTEELGDVPLYYTLDSLSSTIHCNTPSLLQFRSALLHAGYRVSLSHACKNAVKTDAPPAVLWDIMRCWAKIHPVKRERLAETSPASRILSVEPTLQASFTLRDDANPSSRKRGLKRFPENPEAFWGPKARAKAGGGISPSLQEKRKRHQNKRTERTDDGTSLKNFPCKRFKEGNCSLGTQCCYSHEEGAPATPQP; this is translated from the exons atggacGGGGGCTCCCCCAACGGCTCCGTGCAACCCCCGGGTGCGGGCGACCCCCCCGGGGCCGGCGAGACGCTGATCTCTGAGGGTCGAGCCACCATCCTCTTCCCCAGCGCCAACGAGGTCTTCTACAACCCCGTGCAGGGCTTCAACCGCGACCTGAC CTGTGCTGTCATGACGGAGTTTGCTCGGCTCCAGCTGCAGCCGAAGGGGATCCGGG TCGTCCTCCCTGGGGAGGAGAAGACGGACACAGGCGGCCCTCAAACGCCGGAGAACGACAATGGGGATGGTGACACCGTGCCGGCACCCGACGGACCTGAGGCCCCGCGGACAGCGAAGCCAGGAGAAGTGTgcgag GGAGGGCTGCGGGTCCTGGAGGCGCTGGCAGCCTCAGGGCTTCGCTCCATCCGCTTCGCCAAGGAGGTGCCGGGGCTGCGGGCCGTGGTGGCCAACGACTTCTCAGCCCGGGCGGTGGAGTTGATGAACCGCAACGTGGCCTTCAACGGGGTAGGGGACCTGGTGGCCCCCCGCATGGCTGATGCCAG GATGCTGATGTACCAGTGCAAGGCAGACAGGGAGCCCTTCGACGTGATCGACCTGGACCCCTATGGCAGCCCCGCACCCTTCCTGGATGCTGCCGTGCAAGCTGTGAGTGAAGGag GGCTGCTCTGCGTCACCTGCACAGACATGGGTGTGATGGCAGGGAATAGCGCCGAGACATGTTACAGCAAATACGGGGCCATGTCCCTCAAGGGCAAGTTCTGCCATGAGATG GCCCTCCGCATCATCCTGCACAGCCTAGACAGCCGCGCCAACTGCTACCAGCGCTTCATTGTGCCGCTGCTCTCCATCAGCGCCGACTTCTACATCCGTGTCTTCGTGCGGGTCTTCACGGGGCAGGCGAAGGTGAAGGCCTCGGCCAG CAAGCAGGCCCTGGTCTATCACTGCGTGGGCTGCGGCACTCACCACCTCCAGCGCCTGGGCAAAGTCACGAGCCACGGCACTGG CTTCAAGTATGGGGCAGCCACAGGGCCGCCCGTGGGTCCCACCTGTGAGTTCTGCCAGCAGCGGCACCAG ctaGGCGGCCCCATGTGGGCTGAGCCCCTGCACGACCCGGCCTTCGTGGAGCGTGTGCTGGCAGCGCTGCAGAGCAGCCCCGGGCGCTTCCAGACGGAGGAGCGGATGCAGGGGATGCTCAGCGTCGTCACTGAG GAGCTGGGCGATGTCCCCCTCTACTACACTCTCGACAGCCTCAGCAGCACCATCCACTGCAACACCCCCTCCCTGCTACAGTTCAG GTCCGCCCTCCTGCACGCCGGCTACCGCGTTTCACTATCCCACGCCTGCAAGAATGCCGTGAAGACAGACGCACCGCCCGCCGTGCTCTGGGACATCATGCGCTGCTGG GCCAAAATCCACCCGGTGAAGCGCGAGCGGCTTGCTGAGACCAGCCCAGCTTCCCGCATCCTCTCTGTGGAGCCCAC GCTCCAGGCTTCCTTCACCCTCCGTGATGATGCCAACCCCAGCTCCAGAAAACGGGGCTTGAAGCGGTTCCCGGAAAACCCTGAAGCCTTTTGGGGTCCCAAAGCCAGGGCCAAAGCTGG GGGCGgcatctctccctccctccaggaGAAGCGGAAGCGACACCAGAACAAACGGACAGAGCGGACAGACGATGGCACGAGCCTGAAAAACTTCCCCTGCAAACGCTTCAAGGAG ggaaactGCTCCTTGGGCACCCAGTGCTGCTACTCGCATGAGGAGGGGGCCCCGGCCACCCCTCAGCCCTGA
- the IER2 gene encoding LOW QUALITY PROTEIN: immediate early response gene 2 protein (The sequence of the model RefSeq protein was modified relative to this genomic sequence to represent the inferred CDS: deleted 1 base in 1 codon), which produces MEEAQRLLTVSVWKLYRCRLQRGGLRLHRSLQLSLLVRAARHRYLTARAAAQPGPTAGTPPGNGTRGPAVRTDPGPGGSPQSPDRGSPQPTDPGPPPQRPGPGGPSEPTNPGPPQRLGPGGPSEPSSPGTPQRPGPREPGPPPGRPEPVPRPAESSEAAAHPGPAERSPRRAEPEPRPPGAPPAARAGRKRRSSGSAGPVPVPVPSKRARLEAEEPPLAPGPPGRCSGPPAAAFGLLVRAVGAC; this is translated from the exons ATGGAGGAGGCGCAGCGGCTGCTGACCGTGTCGGTGTGGAAGCTCTACCGTTGCCGGTTGCAGCGCGGCGGCCTCCGCCTCCACCGGAGCCTCCAGCTCTCGCTCCTCGTTCGCGCCGCCCGGCACCGCTACCTGAccgcccgcgccgccgctcaGCCGGGACCCaccgccgggaccccccccgggaACGGCACCCGGGGACCCGCCGTACGTACCGACCCCGGACCGGGGGGATCCCCCCAGAGCCCCGACCGGGGATCCCCGCAGCCGACCGACCCCGGACCCCCCCCGCAGCGCCCCGGACCGGGGGGACCCTCCGAACCCACCAACCCGGGACCCCCGCAGCGCCTCGGACCGGGGGGACCCTCCGAACCCAGCAGCCCCGGAACCCCGCAGCGCCCCGGACCCCGCGAACCGGGACCGCCCCCAGGGCGCCCCGAGCCCGTACCGCGACCCGCCGAGAGCTCCGAGGCTGCCGCCCACCCGGGACCCGCCGAGCGTtccccccgccgcgccg agcCTGAGCCGCGTCCCCCCGGAGCCCCCCCGGCGGCGCGGGCCGGGCGTAAGCGGCGGAGCagcggctcggccgggccggtaCCGGTGCCGGTACCGAGCAAGCGGGCGCGGCTGGAGGCGGAGGAGCCGCCGCtcgccccggggccgcccggccGCTGctcggggccgcccgccgccgccttcgGTCTCCTGGTCCGCGCCGTCGGGGCGTGCTGA